The Patescibacteria group bacterium genomic sequence GGCGACACGGTCGAGACGACCCTTGCCAACGACCCGACGAGCCTGCACCCGCACAACATCGACCTCCATGCCGTGACCGGTCCCGGCGGCGGCGCGTCGGTCACCAACGTGCAGCCCGGGGAGACCAAGGCGTTCCGGTGGCTCGCCAAGCATCCGGGGCTGTACGAGTACCACTGCGCCATGCCCAACGTGAGCACGCACAATTCCCACGGCCAGTACGGGCTCATCCTCGTGGAACCCGAGGGCGGATTCGCACCGGTCGACAAGGAGTTTTACCTGATGCAGGGGGAGCTCTACACCATGGGCGGGATCGGGAAGAAGGGGCTCATGGCGTTTGACACGCAGGGGCTCATCGACGGGACGCCCAGCTACGTCACCTTCAACGGCAAGGTGGAGCAAACCCCGCGCATGAAAGCGCGCGTAGGCGACCGCATCCGCCTGTTCGTGGGCAACGGCGGGGTAAACCTGGTCTCGTCGTTCCACGTGATCGGGGAGGTGTTCGACACGGTGTATCCCGAAGCGGCGATCGGCGAGGGTTCCGCCGTCTTCAAGAACGTGCAGACCACGGCCGTGCTACCCGGAGGCGCCGCGATCGTGGAGTTCACGGTCGACGTCCCTGGGAAATACCTGATGGTCGACCACGCGCTCGCGCGCATGAACAAGGGCGCCTGGGCCGTGCTCGAGGTGGAGGGCGAGGCGAACCCCGCCGTATTCACCGCCCTGGAACCGGAGACTGCGGCCCAGTAAGGCATTCGTTAGGAACGGAAACAAAAAAGCCCCGCCGATGGCGGGGCTTTTCTCCGCTTTACGCGGCGGCTTCCGTGGAAGGGGCCGGGGCGGCCGGAGACTCCTCGGTCGGCTTCTGGGTCTCGTCGGCGGCCGCGGCGGGCATGTTGGTGTCGTCCATA encodes the following:
- a CDS encoding nitrite reductase, copper-containing; translated protein: MYGYIALKLLSAVVGAIALVLILRGLLLIRKRSEPGTRLAIDAGVAGLALAAVAYVVASVPLPLNFAMPPTMHAMTMDRKPASLPIPAILDFLSHRDRFAKVADVGRDPNDVPAPVGARAPQTVKIDVRAKEVISEVAPGIFFNYWTYGGQVPGPMYRVRVGDTVETTLANDPTSLHPHNIDLHAVTGPGGGASVTNVQPGETKAFRWLAKHPGLYEYHCAMPNVSTHNSHGQYGLILVEPEGGFAPVDKEFYLMQGELYTMGGIGKKGLMAFDTQGLIDGTPSYVTFNGKVEQTPRMKARVGDRIRLFVGNGGVNLVSSFHVIGEVFDTVYPEAAIGEGSAVFKNVQTTAVLPGGAAIVEFTVDVPGKYLMVDHALARMNKGAWAVLEVEGEANPAVFTALEPETAAQ